A window of Zingiber officinale cultivar Zhangliang chromosome 5A, Zo_v1.1, whole genome shotgun sequence contains these coding sequences:
- the LOC121979875 gene encoding probable anion transporter 6, translating into MELLKKMRFPKRYSIILLTFICTSVCYLERIGFSIAYTAAADSIGVNQSSKGLILSVFYYGYVVSQVPGGLAAQYVGGRRVLLFSFLLWSLTCAFAPLDADKVNMMVVARFLVGVAQGFIFPSIHTILAQWVPPHERSRSVSLTTSGMYLGAAGGMLVLPSLVKYKGPQSVFIVESALGIMWSFLWFRFSSDPVRSEHPKAAAAGFGEHNLPVSREKKIPSAGNLRRFAKIPWKKIIFNLPIWAIVVNNFTFHYALYVLMNWLPTYFELGLQLSLQDMGSSKMIPYFNMFIFSNTGGILADHLITRRFLSVTKTRKLLNTIGFVIAALALMAIPLFRNPSWTVICSSISLGFLALGRAGFAVNHMDVAPRYAGIVMGVSNTAGTLASIVGLELTGRILEAAKSADMDLTSIECWKNVFLIPAYLCIFSSFFFLLFATGEKIFE; encoded by the coding sequence ATGGAACTGTTAAAGAAGATGAGATTTCCAAAGCGGTACAGTATCATTTTATTAACCTTTATCTGCACAAGTGTGTGCTATCTAGAGCGAATAGGATTTTCAATTGCATACACAGCGGCTGCAGATAGCATTGGTGTGAATCAATCAAGCAAGGGTCTAATACTTTCGGTATTCTACTATGGATATGTTGTGTCACAAGTGCCTGGGGGTTTGGCTGCACAATATGTTGGAGGACGACGAGTTCTGCTGTTTTCGTTTTTGCTGTGGTCGCTAACATGTGCATTTGCTCCACTAGATGCCGACAAAGTGAATATGATGGTTGTTGCCCGCTTCCTTGTAGGTGTGGCACAAGGCTTTATATTCCCCTCCATTCACACAATTCTAGCACAATGGGTCCCTCCCCATGAGCGCTCGCGTTCTGTTTCTCTTACGACATCCGGAATGTACCTAGGAGCAGCTGGTGGTATGCTTGTGTTGCCAAGTCTGGTAAAATACAAGGGACCTCAGTCAGTTTTCATAGTTGAATCAGCTCTGGGTATCATGTGGTCATTTCTCTGGTTTAGGTTTTCTAGTGATCCAGTTCGTTCCGAACATCCCAAAGCTGCTGCTGCAGGTTTCGGAGAGCACAACTTGCCTGtttcaagagaaaagaaaatccCAAGTGCTGGAAACCTGAGGCGCTTCGCTAAAATTCCTTGGAAGAAGATAATTTTCAACTTACCGATTTGGGCAATCGTGGTAAACAACTTCACCTTTCACTACGCACTGTACGTACTAATGAACTGGTTGCCAACGTACTTTGAACTCGGCCTTCAGCTCAGTCTTCAGGACATGGGATCTTCTAAGATGATTCCTTACTTCAACATGTTCATCTTCTCAAACACAGGAGGGATTTTAGCTGATCACTTAATCACAAGAAGGTTCTTATCAGTGACCAAGACTCGGAAGCTTCTCAACACCATCGGCTTTGTCATTGCAGCTCTTGCTCTAATGGCCATTCCACTATTCAGGAATCCCTCCTGGACTGTCATATGCTCTTCGATTTCTCTTGGATTCTTAGCACTTGGAAGAGCCGGGTTCGCTGTAAATCACATGGACGTGGCTCCGCGATATGCAGGAATTGTTATGGGAGTTTCGAATACCGCCGGGACCTTAGCTAGTATCGTTGGCCTCGAGCTCACCGGAAGGATCTTGGAGGCCGCAAAGTCAGCTGATATGGATCTTACAAGCATAGAATGTTGGAAAAATGTCTTCTTGATCCCAGCCTATCTCTGCATatttagttctttcttttttttactaTTCGCAACAGGTGAAAAGATTTTTGAGTAA
- the LOC121979873 gene encoding CRM-domain containing factor CFM9, mitochondrial-like, producing the protein MIFISNMRALRNLQRHCWKSASLLGKRCYSHGNICLKTWPNNVHSVLPREVYCNSINQLGSTSGHRFMSTTRGRSMQSKVEKRMRRETGKTLKEIRRAKKIRKKLMTEEERLLYNLRRAKKKVALLLQKLKKYELPELPPPRHDPELLTLEQLQAYKKIGFRNRNYVPVGVRGVFGGVVQNMHLHWKFHETVQVCCDNFPKEKIKEMATMIARLSGGIVVNIHDVKTIIMFRGRNYRQPKNLIPINTLTKRKALFKARFEQALESQKLNIKKIEQELRRKGVNPEDPIAMASIQRIATTFFRAIDEKQGTPYIFHGDKPSTAEIVDNLDESIDVPSEDSDQEELDRFIREIEDAADKEWEEEEAVEKEELSRIRYWGKDDMGRSSRAPNWRSDNSEDEDRAHVRRWNGTSTGLGNTERKNWDSDNDMSTASEDEWDYDDKVSDATIDVDRHNSYSKNGTRERETNKIKQRKSRAAPKEHLRDRASVETRWREHEDISLDGDVLGDSEDAVGESEDEDGHNFVESTMGPYDYLSNEDSEDNDSGSRQKIGALDEKKGDESWDSD; encoded by the exons ATGATATTCATCTCCAACATGCGGGCTCTCAGAAACTTACAAAGACACTGCTGGAAAAGTGCTTCACTTCTCGGAAAGAG GTGTTATTCACATGGGAATATATGCTTGAAAACGTGGCCGAATAATGTGCACTCAGTGCTGCCTAGAGAAGTTTATTGTAATTCTATCAACCAGTTGGGTTCAACTTCTGGGCATCGATTTATGTcgacaacaagaggaagaagcatgCAGAGCAAGGTGGAGAAGAGAATGCGAAGAGAAACAGGAAAAACTTTAAAAGAGATCAGACGtgcaaaaaaaataagaaagaagtTAATGACAGAAGAGGAAAGGCTACTATACAACTTACGGAGA GCCAAGAAAAAGGTGGCATTGCTTCTTCAAAAGCTCAAAAAATATGAATTGCCAGAGTTACCACCTCCTCGGCATGATCCTGAACTACTTACTCTTGAGCAACTTCAGGCTTATAAGAAGATAGGTTTCAGAAATAGAAATTATGTTCCTGTTGGAGTTCGTGGGGTCTTTGGAGGAGTAGTTCAAAACATGCATCTCCATTGGAAGTTTCATGAGACTGTGCAAGTTTGTTGTGACAATTTTCCTAAGGAAAAAATCAAAGAAATGGCAACCATGATAGCAAGATTAAGTGGCGGCATTGTTGTTAATATACACGATGTGAAAACCATTATTATGTTTCGTGGACGAAATTACAGACAACCAAAGAATCTGATACCAATCAACACCCTGACTAAAAGGAAG GCCCTATTCAAAGCCAGATTTGAGCAGGCTCTTGAATCTCAAAAGTTGAACATCAAAAAAATTGAGCAAGAGCTAAGACGCAAGGGTGTCAATCCAGAGGACCCAATTGCCATGGCTAGCATTCAGAGAATTGCTACTACATTTTTTAGGGCTATTGATGAGAAACAAGGGACTCCATATATATTCCATGGGGATAAACCATCCACAGCAGAAATTGTTGATAATCTAGATGAGTCTATTGATGTACCTTCTGAGGACAGTGACCAGGAGGAACTCGACCGCTTTATTCGAGAGATTGAAGATGCTGCAGACAAAGAGTGGGAAGAGGAGGAAGCGGTAGAGAAAGAGGAACTTTCAAGAATTAGGTATTGGGGAAAAGATGACATGGGTCGGTCAAGCAGGGCACCAAATTGGAGAAGTGATAATTCAGAAGATGAGGATAGGGCTCATGTAAGGCGTTGGAATGGTACTTCTACTGGATTGGGAAATACAGAGAGGAAAAATTGGGATAGTGACAATGACATGTCCACAGCTTCAGAAGACGAGTGGGATTATGATGACAAAGTGAGTGATGCTACAATTGATGTTGATAGACATAACTCCTATAGTAAAAACGGGACTCGAGAAAGAgagacaaataaaataaaacagaGAAAAAGCAGGGCTGCCCCAAAGGAACATTTGAGAGATAGAGCTAGTGTTGAAACCAGATGGAGAGAACATGAAGATATCAGCCTAGATGGTGATGTTTTGGGAGATTCAGAAGATGCGGTTGGGGAATCAGAAGATGAGGACGGACACAATTTTGTGGAATCAACAATGGGCCCTTATGATTATCTCAGCAATGAAGACTCAGAAGACAACGATAGCGGGAGTAGACAGAAGATAGGTGCGCTTGATGAGAAAAAGGGTGATGAAAGTTGGGATAGTGATTAA